One Desulfobulbus propionicus DSM 2032 DNA segment encodes these proteins:
- the secA gene encoding preprotein translocase subunit SecA codes for MLGRTLAKIFGSKNDRMIKQYRRVVRVINDLEATVEPLSDAELAAKTDEFRERLAQGATLDDLLPEAFAVVREAAKRVLGERHYDVQLIGGMVLHQGKIAEMKTGEGKTLTSTAPVYLNALSGKGVHVVTVNDYLARRDVQWMGEVYRFLGLSTGCILHEMNDDERRTAYGADITYGTNNEFGFDYLRDNMKFSLRDYCQRGFNYAIVDEVDSILIDEARTPLIISGPAEQSTDLYLKVDRIMRHFKPEEHFTKDEKSRQVMLTDEGVGLAEELLEVDNLYDPRNINHLHHVNQALKAHVIFQRDVDYIVKNGAVVIVDEFTGRTMEGRRYSDGLHQALEAKEGVKIEKENQTLASITFQNYFRMYKKLAGMTGTADTEAPEFKKIYNLDVVVIPTHQKMIRKDYADVIYKNQAAKYRNIVNEIKELHEKGQPILVGTISIDISEKISKMLTKEGIPHDVLNAKQHEREAEIIAGAGQKGRVTIATNMAGRGTDIKLGEGVRELGGLHILGTSRHESRRIDNQLRGRSGRQGDPGSSRFYLSLEDDLLRIFGSDRLSSIMDKLGMEEDEPIEHSMVSRAIENAQRKVEGHNFDIRKHLLEYDDVMNKQREVIYSQRREVLEGDNVRPIIDDMIADLVAQVADEFAPGRVAAEEWDWPALEERVGQLFNLQLDWPEEERQELNHDTFVDKLRASIGQAYASQEARNGESQMRQLERMVLLQMVDTLWKEHLLHMDHLKEGIGLRGYGQKNPLLEYKREGYNLFMTMIEAVKQHTVANLMRIQIVQDDELARMEEERRQQREQELAEAKRSNAAAAVGTADMERKPVLRTEDKVGRNAPCPCGSGKKYKKCCGQTA; via the coding sequence ATGCTAGGAAGGACACTCGCTAAAATTTTCGGCAGTAAAAACGACAGGATGATCAAGCAGTACCGGCGCGTCGTCCGGGTGATCAACGATCTCGAGGCCACGGTCGAACCGTTGTCCGACGCGGAACTGGCCGCCAAGACCGATGAGTTCAGGGAACGGCTTGCCCAGGGTGCCACCCTGGACGACCTGCTGCCCGAGGCCTTTGCCGTGGTCCGCGAGGCGGCCAAGCGCGTGCTCGGCGAACGCCACTACGACGTGCAGCTGATCGGCGGCATGGTCCTCCACCAGGGCAAGATCGCCGAGATGAAGACCGGCGAGGGCAAGACCCTGACCTCCACCGCCCCGGTGTATCTCAACGCCCTGAGCGGCAAGGGCGTGCATGTGGTCACGGTCAACGACTATCTGGCCCGCCGCGACGTGCAGTGGATGGGTGAGGTCTACCGGTTCCTCGGCTTGAGCACCGGCTGCATCCTTCACGAAATGAACGACGACGAGCGGCGCACCGCCTACGGAGCCGACATTACCTACGGCACCAACAATGAGTTCGGCTTTGACTACCTGCGCGACAATATGAAATTTTCGTTGCGGGACTACTGCCAGCGCGGCTTCAACTACGCCATCGTCGACGAGGTTGACTCCATCCTCATCGATGAGGCGCGCACACCGCTGATCATCTCCGGACCGGCCGAACAGTCCACCGATCTGTACCTCAAGGTCGACCGGATCATGCGCCATTTCAAGCCCGAGGAACACTTCACCAAGGACGAGAAATCCCGCCAGGTCATGCTCACCGATGAAGGCGTGGGGCTGGCCGAAGAGCTGCTGGAGGTGGACAATCTCTACGATCCACGCAACATCAACCACCTGCACCACGTCAACCAGGCGCTCAAGGCCCACGTCATCTTTCAGCGGGATGTCGACTACATCGTCAAGAACGGGGCGGTGGTCATTGTCGACGAGTTCACCGGCCGGACCATGGAGGGGCGGCGCTACTCCGACGGCCTCCACCAAGCCCTGGAGGCCAAGGAGGGGGTTAAGATCGAGAAGGAGAACCAGACGCTGGCCTCAATCACCTTCCAGAACTATTTCCGCATGTACAAGAAGCTGGCGGGCATGACCGGCACCGCCGACACCGAGGCGCCGGAGTTCAAGAAGATCTACAACCTCGACGTGGTGGTCATTCCCACCCATCAGAAGATGATCCGCAAGGACTACGCCGACGTCATCTATAAGAACCAGGCGGCCAAGTACCGGAACATCGTCAACGAAATCAAGGAACTCCATGAAAAGGGGCAGCCGATTTTGGTGGGCACCATCTCCATCGACATCTCCGAGAAGATCTCCAAGATGCTGACCAAGGAGGGCATTCCCCACGACGTGCTCAACGCCAAGCAGCACGAGCGCGAGGCCGAGATCATCGCCGGCGCCGGCCAGAAGGGTCGAGTGACCATTGCCACCAACATGGCCGGCCGCGGGACCGACATCAAGCTGGGCGAAGGGGTGCGCGAGCTGGGCGGGCTGCATATCCTCGGCACCAGCCGCCATGAAAGCCGGCGTATCGACAATCAGCTGCGTGGTCGTTCCGGACGCCAGGGCGATCCCGGTTCCTCCCGGTTTTATCTGTCCCTGGAGGATGACCTGCTGCGCATTTTCGGTTCCGACCGGCTGAGTTCGATCATGGACAAGCTGGGCATGGAAGAGGACGAGCCCATCGAACACTCCATGGTGTCGCGGGCGATCGAAAACGCCCAGCGTAAGGTCGAGGGCCATAACTTCGACATCCGCAAGCACCTGCTTGAATATGACGACGTCATGAACAAGCAGCGCGAGGTGATCTACAGCCAGCGCCGCGAGGTGCTCGAGGGCGACAACGTCCGGCCGATCATCGACGACATGATCGCTGATCTCGTGGCCCAGGTGGCGGATGAATTCGCCCCCGGCCGGGTGGCGGCCGAGGAGTGGGATTGGCCCGCTTTGGAAGAGCGGGTGGGGCAGCTGTTCAACCTGCAGCTTGACTGGCCCGAGGAGGAGCGGCAGGAGCTCAACCATGATACCTTTGTCGACAAGCTGCGGGCATCGATCGGTCAGGCCTATGCATCGCAGGAGGCCCGCAACGGCGAGTCGCAGATGCGCCAGCTGGAACGGATGGTGCTGCTGCAGATGGTCGACACCCTGTGGAAGGAACATCTGTTGCACATGGACCACCTCAAGGAGGGCATCGGCCTGCGCGGCTACGGCCAGAAGAATCCGCTGTTGGAGTACAAGCGGGAAGGCTACAACCTGTTCATGACCATGATCGAGGCGGTCAAACAGCATACGGTGGCCAATCTGATGCGCATCCAGATCGTCCAGGACGACGAGCTGGCGAGGATGGAAGAGGAGCGGCGCCAGCAACGCGAGCAAGAGCTTGCCGAGGCTAAACGGTCGAATGCCGCGGCGGCGGTCGGAACGGCTGACATGGAGCGCAAGCCGGTGCTGCGAACCGAGGATAAGGTCGGCCGCAACGCCCCCTGTCCCTGTGGATCGGGAAAAAAATACAAGAAATGCTGCGGTCAGACCGCTTGA
- a CDS encoding N-acetyltransferase: protein MSEHKQQPISGRIRPARMGDVRAIHALLATFANKGLMLSRSISSLYDHLRDFVVYEENGTVLGIVALHICWDDLAEIRSLAVAEERQKCGIGALLVESCLDEANSLEIGKVFVLTYQAAFFRKFGFKDCDKQDLPHKIWSDCIHCPKFPDCDEDALIRTAERRTSAT, encoded by the coding sequence ATGTCTGAACACAAGCAACAACCGATATCCGGGCGGATTCGCCCGGCCCGGATGGGGGATGTCCGCGCCATTCACGCCCTGCTGGCCACCTTTGCCAACAAGGGACTGATGCTGTCCCGATCAATCAGTTCCCTCTACGATCATCTGCGCGATTTTGTGGTCTACGAGGAAAACGGCACGGTCCTGGGCATTGTCGCTTTGCACATCTGCTGGGACGATCTGGCCGAAATCCGCTCCCTGGCGGTGGCCGAGGAGCGGCAGAAATGCGGCATCGGCGCCCTGCTGGTGGAGTCCTGCCTCGATGAGGCCAACAGTCTCGAAATCGGCAAAGTTTTTGTCCTCACCTACCAGGCGGCCTTTTTTCGCAAGTTTGGCTTCAAGGACTGCGACAAACAGGATCTGCCCCATAAGATCTGGAGCGACTGCATCCACTGCCCCAAGTTTCCCGACTGCGACGAGGATGCACTGATCCGCACCGCTGAACGCCGCACCTCCGCCACCTGA
- the argS gene encoding arginine--tRNA ligase, whose protein sequence is MIKSHVKEIVDRCFTEGVKQGYWSEAAGGRYTVEVPKREGQGDFSTNFALVAAGIDKRKPRDLAAQFAELLGGQSMIERVEVAGPGFINLFLDKKIWVTVLAPIYEQDAHFGRSTNGADRRVLVEFVSANPTGPLSVGHGRNAVLGDTIARLLTASGYAVQREYYFNDAGRQMRVLGESTRARYLELLGLANTFPEDGYQGDYIYDIARAMIDEAGDGFKDAELAVFKERAQRAIFADIDATLKRIGIGFDTYFNEHTLYEDGRVNQVVEELRAKNLVYEKEGATWFKTTEFGQEQDRVIIKSSGEPTYRLPDIAYHCDKFKRGYDWMINVFGSDHIATVPDVLAGVRALGHDDSRITVVLYQFVTLLRDGKQVKMSTRKATFVTVDELVDEVGPDALRFFFLMRKPDNLIEFDLDLAKKQSQENPVYYVQYAHARLCSIERQAREQGVNVGTPDQILARLAEPEEYGLLKTLAEYPQLVAGAAADLAPHRVVFYLMDLAGQFHGFYNKHKVLGDDPELSRARLYLCGALKRVFRNGLTLIGLRAPETM, encoded by the coding sequence ATGATCAAATCACACGTTAAAGAAATTGTTGACCGCTGTTTCACCGAGGGCGTCAAACAAGGGTATTGGAGCGAGGCCGCTGGCGGCCGTTACACCGTCGAGGTGCCCAAGCGCGAAGGGCAGGGTGATTTTTCCACCAATTTTGCCCTGGTGGCCGCTGGCATCGACAAACGCAAGCCGCGTGACCTGGCCGCGCAGTTTGCGGAGCTGCTCGGCGGTCAGTCGATGATCGAGCGGGTGGAGGTCGCTGGTCCGGGTTTCATCAATCTCTTTCTCGACAAGAAGATCTGGGTCACGGTGCTCGCCCCCATTTACGAGCAGGACGCCCATTTTGGCCGCTCCACCAACGGCGCCGACCGCAGGGTGCTGGTCGAGTTTGTCAGCGCCAATCCCACCGGTCCCCTGAGCGTCGGCCATGGCCGCAACGCGGTGCTCGGCGATACCATCGCCCGGCTGCTGACCGCCAGCGGCTACGCGGTTCAGCGGGAATACTACTTCAACGATGCCGGCCGCCAGATGCGGGTGCTGGGGGAATCGACCCGGGCGCGCTACCTGGAACTGCTCGGCTTGGCCAATACTTTTCCCGAGGACGGCTATCAGGGCGACTATATCTACGACATCGCCCGGGCGATGATCGACGAGGCCGGAGACGGGTTCAAGGATGCCGAGCTCGCGGTTTTCAAGGAGCGGGCCCAACGGGCCATCTTCGCCGACATCGACGCCACCCTCAAACGAATCGGCATCGGGTTCGACACCTATTTCAACGAGCACACCCTGTATGAGGACGGCCGCGTCAACCAGGTGGTCGAGGAGCTGCGGGCAAAAAATCTGGTGTACGAGAAAGAGGGAGCCACCTGGTTCAAGACCACCGAGTTCGGCCAGGAACAGGACCGGGTGATTATCAAAAGCAGCGGCGAGCCCACCTACCGGTTGCCGGACATCGCCTACCACTGCGACAAGTTCAAGCGCGGCTATGACTGGATGATCAATGTGTTCGGCTCCGATCACATCGCCACCGTGCCCGACGTGCTCGCCGGAGTGCGGGCGTTGGGCCATGACGACAGCCGGATCACCGTGGTCCTCTACCAGTTTGTCACCTTGCTGCGCGACGGCAAGCAGGTCAAGATGTCGACCCGCAAGGCCACCTTTGTCACTGTGGATGAACTGGTCGACGAGGTCGGTCCGGATGCTCTGCGTTTTTTCTTCCTCATGCGCAAGCCCGACAACCTGATCGAGTTTGATCTTGATCTGGCCAAGAAGCAGAGCCAGGAAAACCCGGTGTACTACGTGCAGTATGCCCATGCCCGGCTGTGCAGCATCGAACGGCAAGCCCGGGAGCAGGGCGTGAACGTTGGAACCCCGGACCAGATCTTGGCCCGTTTGGCTGAACCCGAGGAGTATGGCCTGCTCAAGACCCTGGCCGAGTATCCCCAGCTGGTGGCTGGCGCCGCGGCCGATCTGGCGCCCCATCGGGTGGTTTTCTATCTGATGGACCTGGCCGGACAATTTCACGGCTTCTACAACAAGCACAAGGTGCTGGGCGATGATCCCGAGTTGAGCCGCGCTCGCCTGTATCTGTGCGGGGCCCTGAAACGGGTGTTCCGCAACGGGCTCACGCTCATTGGCCTCCGCGCCCCGGAGACAATGTAA
- the alr gene encoding alanine racemase, translating to MRSLNRVEVSRSALIHNFGICRQWADGAAIMPLVKADGYGHGMIDCARVFAEQGAAAFGVAEAIEGVRLRAAGITQPILVLAGVIPQTLPTMVEADLTPVVVDAAIVPELSRLAGLQRREIGVHVKLDAGMGRQGVLPEDFVDLVRTVRGAPHLRLDGVMAHFPCSDEPQSANSAQVLRTFTATTASLAALTGGGCCLHLANSGGLFYVAGARLDMVRPGIALYGYYPDGETGRAAAAPPLLRPAMRFATRIIQVRRVPAGSGLGYSHLFTTSRPSTIAVLPVGYDDGYLRKLSNRAQVLIHGRRVPTVGRISMNLTLVDVTGIDGVQVGDEAVLLGRQGEETITADEIAAWMETISYEVLCLFGKLNDREMID from the coding sequence ATGAGATCGCTTAATCGTGTGGAAGTGAGCCGTTCCGCCTTGATCCATAATTTCGGGATCTGTCGGCAGTGGGCGGATGGGGCCGCGATCATGCCTCTGGTCAAAGCCGATGGCTATGGGCATGGGATGATCGACTGTGCCCGGGTCTTTGCCGAGCAGGGCGCGGCCGCCTTTGGGGTGGCCGAGGCTATCGAGGGGGTGCGGCTGCGGGCGGCCGGCATCACCCAGCCCATCCTAGTTCTGGCCGGAGTGATTCCCCAGACGCTGCCGACCATGGTCGAGGCCGATTTGACCCCGGTGGTGGTCGATGCGGCGATTGTGCCGGAGCTGTCCCGGTTGGCCGGATTGCAGCGGCGTGAGATCGGCGTCCATGTCAAACTCGATGCCGGCATGGGCCGCCAGGGTGTCCTGCCCGAGGATTTCGTCGATCTGGTGCGAACGGTGCGCGGTGCGCCCCATCTGCGGCTCGATGGTGTCATGGCCCACTTTCCCTGTTCCGATGAGCCGCAATCGGCCAATTCCGCCCAGGTGCTGCGGACCTTCACCGCCACCACCGCATCGCTTGCCGCACTGACCGGCGGCGGATGCTGTCTCCACCTTGCCAATTCCGGCGGTTTATTTTATGTTGCCGGCGCCCGGCTCGACATGGTCCGTCCGGGCATCGCCCTCTATGGCTACTACCCGGACGGCGAGACCGGCAGGGCGGCCGCTGCGCCGCCTCTGTTGCGGCCGGCCATGCGTTTTGCCACCCGGATCATCCAGGTGCGCCGAGTTCCTGCCGGCAGCGGTCTCGGTTACAGCCATCTGTTCACCACCAGTCGCCCCTCGACCATCGCGGTCCTGCCGGTGGGCTATGACGACGGCTATCTGCGCAAACTCTCCAACCGCGCCCAGGTGCTGATCCATGGCCGGCGAGTACCGACGGTCGGCCGCATCTCCATGAACCTGACTCTGGTCGATGTCACCGGGATCGACGGGGTGCAGGTGGGCGACGAGGCCGTGCTGCTCGGCCGCCAGGGCGAAGAAACCATCACCGCCGACGAAATCGCCGCCTGGATGGAAACCATCAGTTACGAGGTGCTGTGCCTGTTCGGCAAGCTGAACGACCGGGAAATGATCGACTGA
- a CDS encoding indolepyruvate ferredoxin oxidoreductase subunit alpha produces the protein MWEIVVDKDKCSGDEECVNACPAQVFEMQGGKAEPVHSDECLGCETCVEVCPEGAITVTEI, from the coding sequence ATGTGGGAAATCGTTGTTGATAAAGACAAGTGTTCCGGTGATGAAGAGTGTGTAAACGCTTGCCCCGCGCAGGTTTTCGAGATGCAGGGCGGCAAGGCCGAGCCCGTGCATTCCGATGAATGCCTGGGTTGCGAAACCTGTGTTGAAGTTTGCCCCGAGGGCGCCATCACCGTTACTGAAATCTGA
- a CDS encoding DUF2156 domain-containing protein — translation MFPLYPHSTPPALTHRPLLHPLFQQLRDGISEFTFANIYLFRHAHQYRLTSLADGTVALLGRDRNVPFFILPFALPRQPLLDELFRDHGMMKCATTSQSQALAALGYRVVEDRDNFDYLYHRQALAELGGRTYHKKRNLIKAFVNAYPSYTARPLREEFLADALRVLEDWRAGNDQDGDYAAAREALESMETLQLCGGLYAVEERPVAYVLGEELAGMATFAIHFEKAVAGYKGLYQFINQSFAAVLPEEYATINREQDMGDPGLRHAKLSYKPSGFVEKFKIYPAEAATV, via the coding sequence ATGTTTCCCCTATATCCGCACAGCACGCCCCCGGCCCTGACCCATCGTCCCTTGCTCCATCCGCTGTTCCAACAACTGCGTGACGGCATTTCCGAATTCACCTTCGCCAATATCTATCTGTTCCGCCACGCCCACCAGTACCGCCTCACTTCGCTGGCCGACGGCACCGTTGCTCTTCTCGGCCGGGATCGGAACGTTCCCTTCTTCATTCTGCCCTTTGCCCTACCCCGGCAACCGCTGCTCGACGAGCTGTTTCGCGACCACGGCATGATGAAATGCGCCACCACGTCCCAGAGTCAAGCGCTGGCTGCCTTGGGCTACCGCGTCGTCGAGGACCGGGATAATTTTGACTATCTCTACCACAGGCAGGCCCTGGCCGAGCTGGGCGGCCGCACCTACCATAAAAAACGCAATCTGATCAAGGCGTTCGTCAACGCCTACCCCTCCTATACCGCCCGCCCCCTGCGGGAGGAATTCCTCGCCGATGCCCTGCGGGTGCTCGAAGACTGGCGCGCCGGCAACGATCAGGACGGCGACTACGCGGCGGCCCGCGAGGCCCTGGAAAGCATGGAGACCCTGCAACTCTGCGGCGGCCTGTACGCCGTGGAAGAACGGCCGGTGGCCTATGTGCTGGGTGAGGAACTGGCCGGCATGGCCACCTTTGCCATTCACTTCGAAAAAGCGGTGGCCGGCTACAAGGGGCTGTATCAGTTCATCAACCAGTCCTTTGCCGCCGTCCTGCCCGAGGAATATGCAACCATCAATCGCGAACAGGACATGGGCGATCCCGGCCTGCGCCATGCCAAACTTAGCTACAAGCCTTCGGGATTCGTGGAAAAATTCAAGATCTATCCGGCTGAAGCGGCCACCGTTTAA
- a CDS encoding P1 family peptidase, with protein MRTISLNDIDDITIGHAQDTEAGTGCTVILCEQGATAGIDVRGGAPGTRESDLLNPVNLVDTIHAVVLAGGSAFGLDAASGVMQYLEERGVGFDVQVARVPIVCGAVLFDLAVGNPRIRPDRQMGYQACCNAARRDVVAEGNVGAGTGATVGKLLGMGRAMKGGFGCHALQVGALQVGALVAVNCLGDVIDPASGTRLAGLLQDDLTTLADSEAQMTQSYAEQKNLFAGNTTIGTIVTNARLTKAQASKIASMAHNGYARTMRPAHTMFDGDTIYTLATGQVEADVSVLGLLAARVMERAVVSAINKAGPLFGLKCAADLQSKENG; from the coding sequence ATGCGAACGATTAGTCTGAACGATATTGACGACATCACGATCGGCCATGCCCAGGATACCGAGGCGGGCACCGGCTGCACCGTGATCCTCTGCGAGCAGGGAGCGACGGCCGGAATCGACGTCCGGGGCGGCGCACCCGGCACGCGGGAAAGCGACCTGCTCAACCCCGTCAACCTGGTGGACACGATCCATGCGGTTGTCCTGGCCGGGGGCAGTGCCTTTGGCCTGGATGCGGCCTCCGGCGTCATGCAGTACCTCGAGGAGCGGGGGGTGGGGTTCGATGTCCAGGTGGCCCGGGTGCCCATCGTGTGCGGCGCGGTGCTCTTCGACCTGGCCGTCGGCAATCCCCGCATACGGCCAGACCGGCAGATGGGCTACCAGGCCTGTTGCAACGCCGCCCGGCGGGACGTCGTCGCCGAGGGCAATGTGGGTGCCGGCACCGGGGCCACGGTGGGTAAGCTTCTTGGCATGGGGCGGGCGATGAAGGGCGGATTCGGCTGCCATGCGCTCCAGGTGGGCGCGTTGCAGGTGGGCGCGCTGGTCGCGGTCAACTGTCTGGGCGATGTGATTGATCCCGCGAGCGGCACCCGGCTGGCCGGTCTCCTCCAGGACGATCTGACCACCCTGGCCGACAGCGAGGCCCAGATGACGCAGTCCTATGCGGAACAAAAGAATCTCTTTGCCGGCAACACCACCATCGGAACCATCGTCACCAATGCCCGCCTGACCAAGGCCCAGGCCAGCAAGATCGCTTCCATGGCCCACAACGGCTACGCAAGAACCATGCGTCCGGCCCACACCATGTTCGACGGCGACACCATCTACACCCTGGCCACGGGGCAGGTGGAAGCGGATGTGAGCGTGCTCGGCCTGCTGGCGGCGCGGGTCATGGAGCGGGCCGTTGTTTCGGCCATCAACAAGGCCGGCCCTCTGTTTGGATTAAAGTGCGCGGCGGACCTGCAGAGCAAGGAGAACGGATGA
- a CDS encoding lipocalin family protein: MKRTIIALLFLLTGCVRLPEGVQPVDNFQLARYLGTWYEIARLDHSFERGMTHVTAEYTLRGDGGIRVLNRGYAEQEQRWREAEGKASFVDRPDQGYLKVSFFGPFYGAYVILALDQDQYRHALVCGPDRSYLWILARTPVLDPVIRDALIAKAAALGFATDQLIFVYHHPPAPSL; this comes from the coding sequence TTGAAAAGAACCATCATTGCACTGTTGTTCCTGCTCACCGGTTGTGTCCGCCTTCCCGAGGGCGTGCAGCCCGTGGACAATTTCCAGTTGGCACGATACCTGGGAACCTGGTACGAGATCGCCCGTCTTGATCATTCCTTTGAGCGGGGCATGACCCACGTCACCGCCGAGTACACCCTGCGCGGGGACGGCGGCATCAGGGTGTTGAATCGGGGCTACGCCGAACAGGAACAGCGGTGGCGGGAAGCCGAGGGCAAGGCCTCTTTTGTGGACCGCCCGGATCAAGGCTACCTGAAGGTCTCGTTTTTTGGCCCCTTCTATGGTGCCTACGTGATTCTCGCCCTGGATCAGGACCAGTACCGCCATGCCCTGGTGTGCGGCCCGGACCGCTCCTACCTATGGATTCTGGCACGAACGCCGGTGCTCGACCCGGTGATTCGGGACGCCCTCATCGCCAAGGCGGCGGCTTTGGGGTTTGCCACCGATCAACTGATCTTCGTCTATCATCACCCGCCCGCCCCCTCCTTGTGA
- a CDS encoding LysE family translocator yields MFDAGTLILFASASLLLALAPGPDNIFVLTQSALKGKLVGLVVTLGLCTGLVVHTSAVALGVAAIFQASALAFNLLKFAGAAYLLYLAWGAFRAGTSSLESEASREIGLGRFYLRGIIMNVTNPKVSIFFLAFLPQFTRPEQGHLPLQMFILGGIFILATLLVFGSVSLLAGVLGQWLRRSERAQKLLTRTAGAIFAALALKLATASR; encoded by the coding sequence ATGTTTGACGCCGGTACCCTGATTCTCTTTGCTTCCGCTTCCCTTCTTCTCGCCTTGGCGCCCGGGCCGGACAACATCTTCGTGCTCACCCAGTCGGCCCTCAAGGGAAAGCTGGTGGGCCTGGTGGTGACGCTTGGCCTGTGCACCGGCCTGGTTGTCCACACCAGTGCCGTGGCCTTGGGTGTAGCCGCTATCTTCCAGGCCTCGGCCCTGGCCTTCAATCTGCTCAAGTTCGCGGGAGCAGCCTACCTGCTCTACCTGGCCTGGGGTGCTTTCCGCGCCGGGACGAGTTCCCTGGAGAGCGAGGCCAGCCGGGAAATCGGCCTTGGCCGATTTTACCTGCGAGGCATCATCATGAACGTGACCAACCCCAAGGTCTCGATCTTCTTCCTCGCCTTTCTCCCCCAGTTCACCCGCCCGGAACAGGGCCATCTGCCACTGCAGATGTTCATCCTGGGCGGGATCTTCATTCTCGCCACCTTGCTGGTGTTCGGCAGTGTCAGCCTGCTGGCTGGAGTGCTGGGCCAATGGCTGCGCCGTTCCGAACGGGCGCAGAAGCTGCTTACCAGAACCGCCGGCGCCATCTTCGCCGCCCTTGCCCTGAAACTGGCCACCGCCAGCCGCTGA
- a CDS encoding acyltransferase family protein, translating into MIDNESSLRLKLLRFPPIIGVIYIHAYNTVIHYSGGSLGTDQLNALTNWIRILLSEGIARIAVPLFFLMAGYLFFATFHWSRRTYVHKIMTRLRSLLIPFLFWNLAALAFFALAQAIPSIQPYFTGLGKKIAQYGAFDYLNALLGLKGYPIAYHFWFIRDLMLLVLLAPLLAVIVRFVPIPFFIVVYLCWVTDTWPVAMPGAVGVLFFSAGALCGIKGENLFAFDRFAKPIYGLYVPMLVADVIWYHAWFNVYLHRTGLIVGVLAALCVTKPILAWPRLRDALITLGGASFFVYAAHEPLLGIVRLLAFRFIPLDGAYTMLTLYLTIPVLVMALLVGCHRFLARFCPGPLGLITGGR; encoded by the coding sequence ATGATAGACAACGAGTCCTCGCTGCGCCTCAAGCTGCTTCGCTTTCCTCCGATCATCGGCGTCATCTACATCCATGCCTACAACACGGTGATCCACTATTCGGGCGGCAGTCTCGGCACCGACCAGCTCAACGCCCTGACCAATTGGATCCGCATCCTGCTCTCGGAGGGGATCGCCCGTATCGCGGTGCCGTTGTTTTTTCTCATGGCAGGGTATCTGTTTTTTGCCACCTTCCACTGGTCACGACGGACGTATGTGCACAAGATCATGACCCGGCTGCGCAGCCTGCTCATCCCCTTTCTTTTCTGGAACCTGGCGGCGTTGGCGTTTTTTGCCCTTGCCCAGGCCATTCCGTCGATCCAGCCCTATTTTACCGGACTGGGCAAAAAAATCGCCCAATACGGCGCCTTTGACTACCTCAACGCTCTCCTTGGCCTCAAGGGCTACCCGATCGCCTATCATTTCTGGTTCATCCGCGACCTGATGCTCCTGGTGCTGCTGGCGCCGCTGCTGGCCGTTATTGTCCGCTTCGTGCCCATCCCCTTTTTCATCGTCGTTTATCTTTGCTGGGTGACGGATACCTGGCCGGTCGCCATGCCGGGGGCGGTGGGCGTGCTGTTCTTTTCCGCCGGCGCCCTATGCGGCATCAAGGGCGAGAATCTGTTCGCCTTTGACCGCTTCGCCAAGCCCATCTATGGCCTCTATGTGCCGATGCTGGTCGCCGACGTCATCTGGTATCATGCCTGGTTCAACGTCTACCTCCACCGCACCGGTCTGATTGTCGGCGTGCTGGCGGCCCTGTGCGTCACCAAGCCGATTCTGGCGTGGCCACGGCTGCGCGACGCCCTGATCACCCTTGGCGGCGCCAGCTTTTTTGTCTATGCGGCCCATGAACCGCTGCTGGGCATCGTTCGTCTGCTGGCTTTTCGCTTTATCCCGCTCGACGGCGCCTACACCATGCTGACGCTCTATCTGACCATTCCGGTACTGGTGATGGCCCTGCTGGTCGGCTGCCATCGGTTCCTGGCCAGGTTCTGCCCTGGACCGCTCGGCCTGATCACCGGCGGCCGCTGA